In Alteribacter lacisalsi, a genomic segment contains:
- a CDS encoding PqqD family protein: MNLYDIPYLPAGVKLVPQQLIDEKTGITFPVNRTASMMIDEIDGRKSAAEIIDKLAEKFPVDRNVIERDVTALFDKLSKQHLLNTEAGRKAPAARVISLFFRQYQPGFRHRYEEDFTSFFFLFLFLFSIVFRKIGVFFLLFLTLSLGSYIFFQFDISLTIAMYFSVVYIGLLSSFALHETCHAYFFRRRSGTSTTAGFIASDWMSVKFVRPAVDKHGNSMWLVTLLGPLIPGITGVFGIIATNTLITEQAMMYALNSFFAVFLLHLIYLTPFFGDGKVLLKRLLFNKGVA; this comes from the coding sequence GTGAACCTTTATGATATCCCCTATCTACCGGCTGGTGTAAAGCTTGTTCCTCAGCAGTTGATTGATGAGAAAACCGGAATTACCTTTCCTGTAAACCGAACAGCATCCATGATGATTGATGAAATTGACGGCAGGAAATCTGCAGCAGAAATTATTGATAAACTTGCAGAGAAATTTCCGGTCGACAGAAATGTGATTGAACGTGATGTAACAGCTTTGTTCGATAAGCTGTCAAAGCAGCACCTTCTGAATACAGAAGCAGGGCGTAAAGCCCCGGCAGCCAGGGTGATCAGCCTCTTCTTCCGTCAGTACCAGCCTGGTTTCAGACATCGTTATGAGGAAGATTTTACATCATTTTTCTTTCTGTTTCTGTTTCTCTTCTCGATTGTGTTCAGGAAAATAGGTGTATTTTTCCTTCTATTTCTTACCCTTTCCCTGGGTAGCTATATATTTTTTCAATTTGACATCAGTCTGACGATCGCCATGTACTTTTCAGTTGTCTACATTGGCCTTCTGAGCAGCTTTGCTCTTCATGAAACCTGTCATGCTTATTTCTTCAGAAGAAGATCAGGCACCAGCACTACAGCCGGTTTCATTGCAAGTGACTGGATGTCTGTAAAATTTGTCCGACCTGCTGTTGACAAACATGGGAACAGCATGTGGCTTGTAACCCTGCTTGGCCCCCTGATTCCGGGGATTACAGGCGTCTTTGGAATTATTGCGACAAACACCCTGATTACCGAGCAGGCTATGATGTATGCCTTAAACAGTTTTTTCGCTGTTTTTCTGCTTCATCTCATTTACCTTACGCCATTTTTCGGTGATGGCAAGGTACTGCTGAAGAGGCTATTATTTAACAAAGGAGTGGCTTAA
- a CDS encoding ABC transporter ATP-binding protein, with the protein MILIKDLTKMYGRKFCAVKNVSLHIKEGSLTGLVGPNGSGKTTIINSILGVVNASEGTVRLKNHLNTSRTFKRHVAYVPDDLLLPEVLTGHEYLKFKASMYELDVSTKEDRCQSLSRLYSMEQALHEPIETYSHGMKKKTQLMAAFMLSSRFLILDEPFRGLDVEAAMITKKMLHSYKSKGNAILLSTHDLLAAETFCDQVAILVKGTKVADDSVLKLKMLYGARTLEEVFLKASNLQERSREYDQIISNL; encoded by the coding sequence ATGATTTTAATAAAGGACCTTACGAAAATGTACGGCCGGAAATTCTGCGCAGTAAAAAACGTTTCCCTCCATATTAAAGAGGGATCACTTACAGGTCTTGTAGGTCCAAATGGTTCAGGAAAGACAACGATTATTAACAGTATACTAGGGGTCGTTAACGCTTCAGAAGGGACAGTCAGATTAAAGAATCACCTGAACACTTCCCGGACATTTAAAAGACATGTTGCCTATGTACCCGATGATCTACTTCTCCCTGAAGTCCTGACCGGGCACGAATACCTTAAATTTAAAGCTTCTATGTACGAACTTGATGTCTCCACAAAAGAAGACAGATGCCAGTCACTCAGCCGGCTTTACTCCATGGAGCAGGCTCTGCACGAACCGATTGAAACCTATTCCCACGGCATGAAAAAGAAAACCCAGCTGATGGCTGCATTCATGCTGTCAAGCCGTTTTCTAATTCTGGATGAACCGTTCAGAGGCCTTGATGTAGAGGCGGCCATGATTACGAAAAAAATGCTTCACAGCTATAAAAGCAAAGGAAATGCCATACTTCTATCTACACATGATCTCCTGGCTGCAGAAACCTTCTGCGATCAGGTGGCGATCCTCGTTAAAGGAACTAAAGTGGCAGACGATTCCGTGCTGAAGCTCAAGATGCTTTACGGAGCCAGGACTCTTGAAGAGGTTTTCCTGAAGGCCTCCAATCTTCAGGAGAGGAGCCGGGAATATGACCAAATCATTTCTAATCTCTGA
- a CDS encoding response regulator transcription factor, with protein MSRILIVDDHIVVGEGTKAILERKGSYETTFIPDSHEVMDILKQDPAFDLVLLDLQMPGINGLELSREILNYDPDMKIVVYTGLEITDHFNLLLEAGVTGFISKTATTDQLILAIEAALDNHVYLPVTVMRKFRIIEKDRQSANGKNNDHDTRISLNAREQEIMHYVSAGLTNKEIGEKLYISQRAVEYSLTSIFSKLKVKSRTEALMKVNKHQISNKQS; from the coding sequence TTGTCACGTATACTTATTGTAGATGATCATATTGTTGTTGGAGAAGGTACGAAAGCAATTCTTGAACGAAAGGGAAGCTATGAAACAACGTTTATCCCTGACAGTCACGAAGTAATGGATATTCTGAAACAGGATCCGGCCTTTGACCTGGTGCTTCTTGATTTACAGATGCCCGGAATCAATGGACTGGAACTGTCCAGGGAAATACTGAATTACGATCCGGATATGAAAATCGTAGTTTACACCGGTCTGGAAATTACCGATCATTTTAACCTCCTCCTTGAAGCTGGTGTAACCGGTTTTATCAGTAAAACGGCAACAACAGATCAGCTCATCCTCGCTATTGAAGCTGCTCTCGATAACCACGTCTATCTGCCGGTAACAGTTATGCGGAAATTTCGGATTATCGAAAAGGATCGGCAATCAGCAAACGGAAAGAATAATGATCATGACACCAGGATTTCATTAAATGCCAGGGAACAGGAAATTATGCACTACGTGTCTGCCGGGCTGACAAATAAGGAAATCGGTGAAAAACTCTACATAAGTCAAAGAGCTGTTGAATACAGTCTCACCTCCATTTTCAGTAAGCTTAAAGTTAAATCCAGAACAGAAGCACTTATGAAAGTAAATAAGCACCAAATATCAAACAAACAATCCTGA